In Hyalangium ruber, the genomic window GACCGTAGCTGTCCACCGCTGGCCCCTTGGGGCCTTAACCCGTTCGACAGGACAACACCCGCAGGTTCCCTATGCCAAGAGCCACCGCAAAGACTCCTGCCGCAGCACATTCCCGGCGCCCCACTGCGCGCGGTCGCAAGCGGCCCTCCCCACCTCGCCACATCGAGATCCGCCAGAGCCGACTAGCGAGCACCATCGGCGCGGTGGCCAAGCAGGCGCGAACGCGCGCCGGACTCACCCAGGCAGACGTTGCCGCAGCCCTCGGCACTCACCCCGAGGTGTATGGGCGCATGGAACGGGGGGAAGTGATGCCGAGTGTCCCGACTCTGATGCGGATGTGTCTGACGCTCGGCTGCGGGCCGCATGAACTGATGGGATTTGCCGAGGTGGAGCCGGGGCAGAGCGTCCCCGGGGCACACGCGGTGCTGCCCGGCCTGAATGACACGCCCGAGAAGCGCCGCCTATTGCGTCGCCTCGCTCGCTTGGACAGTCCGAGGATCAAGACACTGGCGCGGCTG contains:
- a CDS encoding helix-turn-helix domain-containing protein codes for the protein MPRATAKTPAAAHSRRPTARGRKRPSPPRHIEIRQSRLASTIGAVAKQARTRAGLTQADVAAALGTHPEVYGRMERGEVMPSVPTLMRMCLTLGCGPHELMGFAEVEPGQSVPGAHAVLPGLNDTPEKRRLLRRLARLDSPRIKTLARLVALLLPGR